The Triticum aestivum cultivar Chinese Spring chromosome 6D, IWGSC CS RefSeq v2.1, whole genome shotgun sequence genomic sequence cgagccctttacttatgcactttactttgtgatagccatattgtttcttgtcatatatcttggtatcacttagttgtttatcttgcttagcataagttgttggtgcacataggtgagcctagttgttgtaggttttgtgcttgacaaattaaccgctaggttttccgcatttgttcaagcctaaaccataattattttaaaccGCCTAACCCAAATATATTTTTTCCATGCTCCTGTACGTAAAGATCATTAGGCATTTTGGTCTCGGAACCAAGCCGACCCACGGAGATTTACAAAATCATCCATCTGATTTGGGAAATCAAATATGGATATAGAGCATTTGTTTTCATTTATTAGTTCTTTTCATTCATGAAGAAGCGATTGAGTGCCGTACACACCGGTGTGgctcgctgacgggtgggccccacgCCGTCGCTGCCGACCGGCGAAACAACGAGCCAAACGGACGCGGCACACGGTTTGGGAGCGCGAACCCGCGGCGACGTCGCAGCGTGCACGGCCACGACACGACCACCCGCCGTCTTCCCTTCCATTCCCCGCTACCACACACGAGCACCCGCCGGAGCCGATCGACCGAGAGCCGCCGCGCGCGCAGCTCAGCTCAGCcccgccgcctcccctcctcctccaccGCGCCGCATTCCTCTCCCGCGCGCAGGCAGGGGGAGATCCGCCTCCCTGGCCCGATGGCGCCGTCGCGGCCGCTGATGCGCGGGGCGGGCCCGCCGCGGGTCTTCGGCTCCGGGCGCGCCGGCCGGGCATCGCCGTACGCGCTCGCGCTCGCCGCGCTGCTCCTCGcctccgccttcctcctcgccCTCATCGCCTTCGGCGTCTTCTCGCTCCCCGTCTCCTCCCCCGCGCTCCCCACCACCGGCGCCGAGACCGAGTcgtccggcgacggcggggccgcGGAGTCCGATGCCTCCGGCGGCTCCTCCCGCGCCGCGCGCAGCCGCGCCCGCCGCGACCTCAGGTGAGTGAGTGAGTGGTTCCGATGCACTGGTCTTTCTCCAGATTTGGTTCCACCTGCTGCTGGCTGATCTGATCTGATCCGGGCGGTCGTCTCTGTTGTCGTCAGCGAGGGGCTGGGCGAGCGCGGCGCGCAGTGGACGGAGGTCATCTCGTGGGAGCCCAGGGCGTTCGTCTACCACAACTTCCTGGTAATCACCACTGCTCCTGCCCACTCTGCCTCCCCTTCAGCATCCACAATCACTGCTGCCGCCATGGCTCATTCgttcctgcacctgctcccgcatgcACGATGTCGTGTGTATGTAGAGACTAGATTCTTGTGGGATCCATCCATCCCGTATCGCCTCAACTTTTTGGGCGAATTACGTCTGTGCTTTTCGGTGCAATGCCTGCCGGCTTTCCGAGCTGCACTTTCGTCTGGAAATGATGCGGCGCTGAACGCACACTTGGTGCAAATGGGGTTGACAGTGACTGAAGGAAGCATGCCGTTTGCGCTgcatttctgtttttgttttctggGATCTTGGCTGGACTGCATGCCGTTGCCTCCTGGGACAGGAACGGTTGTAGTGTGATTCGTGTACTGGCTTTAGTTCTGCTGTCAGTGGAGCTCCGTGTATGGTCGATTACATAGGTTATTACCTGATCTATTATGGAAGAATGGGAATGTAGACGGTGTGAACATGTATTTTGTCGAATCTGCAAACATGATAAATGAAGAGGGAGAGTTTGCAGTTTTGTTAGGTAGTCCATCGACGATGTATGGGtttctgtttccttttcttccttgGGATCTTGGCTGTACTGCATGACATTGCCTCCTGGAATGAAACGGTTGTGGTGACTCTTTTGTTGGCTTTAGTTTGCCTTCAGTGGTGCTCTGTTTACACTGGATTCTTACCTGATCTACTCTGAAGAAATGGGGATGTGGGATGTATAGTGCGAACTAGTACTCGTCGAATTACCGAATAGGGTAAATTGAAGGGGGGAAGCTGGTTGTCTTAGGTACTCCATCGAGTTGCCTTCTGGACAGAAGACTCACATGCATCATGTGTTTTAAAATTTGTACTACACATTACCGCACTTCACTGCACAGTATTTCTATGAACTAAGCAAATGCCTTATGCAAATATGACTTAACGCTTCAAAATTGTGTATCTTGTAAGTAAGCCTCCTTGATTGTGAGATTCTGTTGGCACATTTCTTTGCTCTGTTACCTCAAGTTTCTCCTGTTTTCAATTCTTCATATGTTGAGCATACATATGTGTTCAGACTTCTGACTTTAGGGTGTTTACTTACCATTTTTGCCTTTCCTTATATTTGTACTCCTTTTTTTCTGTAAAGTATCttcattattttattttttgcaaatGTAATGGGTTTAAGGTATTTCCATTGCTTGTTAGTTCAGCTTGTAATTTTCTGATGATTTTACCATGTTTGATTGATGGCTGTGTTTATTCTTTTCATCAGTCTAAGGAAGAGTGTGAGTACTTAATTGGATTGGCGAAGCCTCGCATGGTGAAATCAACAGTGGTCGACAGTGAGACTGGTAAAAGCAAGGACAGCAGGGTTCGTACAAGTTCAGGCATGTTTCTTCAAAGAGGGCGGGACAAGGTTATCCGGGCCATTGAAAGGAGGATAGCAGATTACACCTTCATACCTGCAGGTTTGTACCTATGTAAAGACCTTATTTCGTTTCATGGTCAAGCCAAATTCTCGGTGAGATTTCTCAGTTGATGAAGTAAAATTAAGGCATACAGACAAGTGTGACCCCTAAAATGCATaggaaatctgatggttatatgTGTCACCCAAACTCCCTCGTTCTTAGTTATGGTGCATTTAGCTTTGTTCAGTATACAAGTGGTGTGACATTTTCTCGACTTCAACAATGCAGCTCTTAGCATATGTTTCTTTTATCCTTTGAGCATATACTGTATTAGGTTTGTTTAACAATGTTCATTCATGCTGGCTTACAGAACATGGAGAGGGACTCCAAGTACTGCACTATGAAGTCGGGCAGAAGTACGAACCCCACTTTGATTATTTTCTTGACGAGTTCAACACCAAGAATGGTGGCCAGAGGATGGCAACTATTCTCATGTACCTGTAAGTAAAGTAGTACCCTATGTCCCAACAATTATGTTATGTGTGATGTTAACCGAGTTGTTAACTTGTCCAAAACATATTCGCAATTGGAACAGGTCAGATGTTGAAGAAGGGGGTGAGACTATTTTCCCCGATGCAAATGTGAACAGCAGTTCCTTACCGTGGTACAACGAACTTTCAGAGTGTGCCAGAAAAGGTCTTGCTGTCAAACCGAAGATGGGAGATGCGCTGCTTTTCTGGAGCATGAAACCAGATGCCACTCTAGATCCACTAAGTTTGCACGGTTAGTTCAGTGGCCTGCTCGCTGCCGTTGTTAGTTACACTTTTTGCAGAAAGCAGAATATTTATGAGACCTGATTTATATTGGACCTTTCACTTCTGAAACTCTTGTTCCATTCTCCTTCTGAAGCTACCAGCTGTTAAACTTGAAGTTGTGCTTATATGCATATATTCTTGAGCAATCTGCTGACAGATTTCTTTACATCTTGTTATTCTTGCAGGGGGCTGTCCTGTTATCAAAGGGAACAAATGGTCATCAACCAAGTGGCTGCATGTTCACGAGTACAAAGCATAGGCCTTGTGAACTCATTCCAAAGGTATTTTCTGCTACCCCAGCCCCAGTGGATCTATATTTTGTTAAGATGTAAAGCCGGATATTTTCCTCAAAACAAAAGATGTAAAGCTAGTGGTGTATTGTTGTTGCTTTATTTTCAAATATAAATAAATCTTGGTCCTCTCGGAAGACGTCCCAGTTAGTCCATCCTCAGCACCAAGATTCCTCCATCTGCAATTACTCCTTATAGGCATGTTATATATGTCTCTACTCCGCAGCAAATTGAAGTTACCCTTCCCATACATTTTGATTTTACGATTGCTAAGTGTGACTGTTACTCTTGTACCGAGATGAGATACGTGTGCATATAAATGATGGTTGGGATGAGGCCAAACATGGTTACCTTTGTTTGTGCTGCTGGTAGGCTTGAGCATCTCAGGTTTGTTGCCCAAAAGTAAACTCTTTAAGCTGATGCCAGACTACCACTTTGTGCTTGCAGATGACACGATCTGAGCATGTGACCTGGGCTCTTTACATGATGGCTTTACAGTTACAGATCCACCCCCATTGTGTTCATTGCTTGTGGAGGACATATATATACAAGGAGGGCTTCATGCTGGAATACTGACTcggcatttttcttcttcttctccctcgccgCAGTGCCCCCAGCAACTTATTATAGAGGAATGAATATGATATGATGTGATGTATGTAGCGTCGGGGGCTGTAGGATCCGGAGTTCCATTTTCGGTTCGTGTTCTTGTCCTGTTTGTAGCACTAGTACTATAATGCAGTACTGATGTAGCAGCCTCGAGGTGAGTCGTTACTGAACAATAACTATTGAGGATTTTGCTTGTCTCGGCATTTTACACAGTTATTATACCATGCTATGTGGCTGAACCGGCACGTGCTGTGAACCCTAAACCTTGAAAAACCTAGTACTTGCTAGCAAACTTTTTCTTTCTCGAATACGCTAAGCtagcgtatcattgcattgatagaaggaGAGAACAAAGTACAAGATTGGGAATCATAGCCTCGTGCGCACGAATGGCGAGCCCATGATCCCACGAAGAGCATAGGGCAGGGGGTTGCTCAGCCCCAAAGATTACAAATTCAGGTTACAAAATTACTCGTAGCGAGTCCTCGAGCTCCCGCAGTAGCCCAGGAGCGAGCTTCATCTTTGATCGCAGCgatcagggaggaggaggagggggtaaTCTTGTTGAAGATGATCGCGTTCCGGTGTCGCCAAAGGGACCATGCAGTGAGGGAGGCGATGGTGGCGAGGCCTCGCCTCCGCACAGCCGGGAGGAGGAGAGTGGCTTCAGAGAGCCAAGCAAAGTAGCCGGTGTTGCCGTCCGGGGGAGTGGTTGTCAGGGAGCACCACGAAAGGATTTCGTGCCAAGTGATGCGCGCGAACACACATCCCACCAGGATGTGGTGGAGCGTTTCGGGTTCCTGGCAACAGAAGACGCACGCCGGTTCGTGCAGCAGGCCGCGCCGGGCCAGGCGGTCAGCAGACCAGCATCTGTTGAGGGAGGCGAGCCAAATGAAAAATTGCACCGAAGTGGGAGCGCTAGTGTGCCAGGTGAGGCGCCAAAACTCAGGGGCCGTGGAGCCGTGGAATACGGCGCTGTAGCAGGAGGAGGCAGAGTAGACACCGTTATCAGTCCAGTGCCAACAAAGCAGATCCGGGCGCGGGGTGAGCTCGACGAGCTGGAGGGGGCGCCAAAGCCCAACATATTCAACAGCAGCAGCAGGGCCAAGGGGGCCTTGGATGTCGGATATCCAGCATCGGTCGGAAAGCGCCTGGGCCACCGTGCGGGATCGCCGGACGCGGCGGGGAACCAACGTCACCAGAGCAGGGGCGCTATCAAGGAGCGGATGCCCATCCAGCCACGGATCAACCCAGAAACGGCAGGTGTTGCCATCCCCGATGATCCATGACGTGGAAGCCCGGAAGAATTGGAGCGCCTCAGGGTCGCGTGGGAGCTGGAGGTGAGACCACGGCCGAGATGGATCAGTGGCCTGAAGCCATAGCCATCGAATCCGAAGAGAGATGCCTGTGCGGTGGAGGTCGCGGATGCCAAGACCTCCCAGCTCGATCGGGCGGCAAACCCGTGCCCAGCTGACTAAGCAGGAGCCAGCGCGCGCGTCCATTCTTTCGTGCCAGAGGAAGTCGCGAAGAATACGGTTGGCCTGCTTGAGGATGGCGGGGGAGAGGGCCATGGCAAGGAGGATGTGGACAGGCATGGCGCTCAAGACTTGCCGAACGAGATTAAGCCGCTCGCCACGGTTGAGCAGGGCAGCTTTCCAGGTAGCGAGCTTGCGGGCGAGCTTCTCAATCAGGGGTAGCAGGTGGGAGGTGGGCACTTTCCTGAGCGAGAGAGGGAGGCCCAGGTATTGGATGGGGAAGGGCACCACCGGGCAGGCGAGGGCCGCGCCGACTGTGCTCGCAGCGTCGGCGGAGCACTGGATTGGAGCGGCAAGGCACTTTGCAAAGTTGGTGCGCAAGCCCGAGGCAGTGCCAAAACGGTCGAGCAGAGAATTGATCATGGAGAGCTCGGACCTATCGGGGTGACAAAAGATAATCACGTCGTCGGCGAAGAGAGAAACGCTCGACGGAGCATGCCTGCGCGTGAGCCGCTTGAGAATCCCGGACTGCACGGCGAACTGGAGCAGCGTGTTGAGCGTGTCAATGACTAGCACGAACAACATAGGGGACACCGGGTCGCCTTGGCGGAGGCCTTGGCCGTGCGGGATGGGGGCCGGTGTGCCGTTGATCAAGACGCGTGTCGAGGCTGTCGAAATCAGAATGGAAATCCACTCGCGCCACCTCGGGCCGAAGCCCATATGCTGAAGCACCTGGAGCAGGAACGGCCAGGAGACCGAATCAAAGGCGCGTGCAATGTCTAGCTTGAGGAGGACACGAGGGTGCTTGAGCTGATGCAGCTGCCGCGCGGTCTGCTGGACGAGGAGGAAATTGTCGTGGGCGCTTCTACCAGCGATGAAAGCGCTCTGGTTGGGGGAGACGAGCTTTCAGACATGCTTTTTTGAAGTTGTCGTGGGTACTTGCTAGCAAACTTTCAGACATGCTTTTTTGAAGTTGTACCAAAGTAGTGGCAATTTGAAACTTTTCTGCTTGGAGATGGTGCCCCGTCGACCCGTGATAGCTCCGGATCTCATCGTCCTTGGTAGATCTCGTAGCCGAAGCTCGCGGTCTCTACCGGGCTCGAAATGCAGGAGGGAACAAGGAGAACATGTCTGGACTCCAGGCCTGAGGATCTCCTGTTCTAAAGAGGAAGCCTTGTGTTTAGTGTTGGGTGGATGATAGTGATGGACTGGAGGCGACGGTGGAACCGAACTGAAGTTGAGTGTTAATGCAGTGCAGGCTCAtcttttttttcgataaagggatTTTCATTGAATTGAAATATCGAGTTGATATAATCACATCGTAGAacgcccggcctctgcataactagatgCATGCAGCCAACAAGTCCAAAAACCGAAAACGAAAAAGAAAAGGCTCAAACAGCCAGTACGACAAAGTGCAGGCTCAGAAAGAAAATGAAGTTAGGTGTTGGTGCAGGCTCGCCCACCTGGCGCCGAAATGAAACGCAATCGCTCTCATCTCCACCAGATCGACCAGAAGACCGTCTCATCAAAATGGAAAAAAGGATCGGCCAGAAGATACTAGACACTCTGAAGAGAGAAAATTCAACTTTCGCTTAGGCGTGGTGGCCTGTGGACCGGTGAATCCAAGGCAGGCAACGGCAGCGCCAATCGCGCGCTCACATGGAAGAAGAGAGAGAAAACACTAACAAAAAAAACATGAAAAGAGAGAAAATTACACATTTCGTCTTTGAACTCTATGGCACGTAACAGTTTAGTACCTCAGCTCGAGAAACACTACAATACGGTCCTTATACATGAAAACACGTAACATCTATGGTCCAATATACGGTCTCCTCGATGGTCGAGCGCTCCGGTGCCGCCGTGTAGCGCTGCTCTGTGGAACCCCCCTCTCCCCCCTCGATTTTCTGGAAAACAACCCACGCTCCACCATGGCCCCATGCGCCAAGCGTTCCGACTGGGTCAAAACGACCCAGGccatctatgtgtgtgtgtgtgtgtgtgtgtgtgtcacgcTCTCTCCACTCTTCTCTTCTACCCGAGCATGCTCTCCTCTATTGTTGGACCACGCCGCCACCACACTCGCCGCTGGTGACCATGCTCTCGTGGAGGGATTGGGAAGATAGCAATGGTGACGACATGATGGAAACGGAGTACTTTGTAAGATTCCCCCTCTTCTCTGTTTAGTCAGGGTTCCTGCACTTGGGGATTTTTTTAGCTTTTCTACACTAATTCAAAGAATATTTTGTTGATCTGGAGGTTATGCATGTAAGAGACCCCGGACACCATTCCTGAGCCCTTATATTGCGGTACTGCATTGGATGATTTCCCCAAGTGCATGCTGCACAAGCTTAAAACGGAGAAATGTGTTGCTACATGAATAGACTATCTAATTAATTGCATACATGTAGCAATGTTTGACTACACCTATGCAACCCATTTAATTGAAATGTGATAGTAGAGTAGAGTAGTAGAATTGACACTATGTTATCTTGATGCTTAGTTGGTCAATGAGCACACTAAGTAGCTATGTGCAGTTGAGTTAGCTCATATATCTAAAATCTTGGAGTATAGTGAAGTAGATTGACTGCACAATTGAGTCTATGTTATGTTGGTGTTTAGTTGGTCAGCGATCATTAACTTGCTAATTCACATTCTAATTTATTTGTAGTTAGATAGGCGTAATAAAAAACATTGCATATTCAGGTACTGTGAAATGGTTAGGCAGTACAAATTGCAGAATTTAGTTTTAAATATCTTAAATTTAGTTTACTTTGGCagggaggtgtaaactgtggagtaGTATAGCGGGTTGATGGGTCTTGGCCTGTCATACTATAGAACTGCTTGACCAAGTTATGGGCCTGTTTCATGAGTAAAACTGTGGCAGGTGACAGAAAAAAAAAGTGGTCTATGAAAAAAAACCTAGCCAAGATGAAGAAGCAGTATGATCATATGTGCAATGAGTACCAAAAATGGTGGATGATGTAAGCAAGATGTTTGATTGACATGATAGTGTCGACAAGCTGGACTACCAGATGGAGCTCAAGAAGAAGGAAGAGGTAAGAGATGAAGCTCGAGATGGAGAAGGTTAGGCTTGCAAAGGAGCAAATGTGTATCCTCAAGACTCAAGCAGATATCATTCAGAACACAAGCAAGGCCATGTATGAGATCAAGGTGGACAGGGAC encodes the following:
- the LOC123146290 gene encoding probable prolyl 4-hydroxylase 3, with protein sequence MAPSRPLMRGAGPPRVFGSGRAGRASPYALALAALLLASAFLLALIAFGVFSLPVSSPALPTTGAETESSGDGGAAESDASGGSSRAARSRARRDLSEGLGERGAQWTEVISWEPRAFVYHNFLSKEECEYLIGLAKPRMVKSTVVDSETGKSKDSRVRTSSGMFLQRGRDKVIRAIERRIADYTFIPAEHGEGLQVLHYEVGQKYEPHFDYFLDEFNTKNGGQRMATILMYLSDVEEGGETIFPDANVNSSSLPWYNELSECARKGLAVKPKMGDALLFWSMKPDATLDPLSLHGGCPVIKGNKWSSTKWLHVHEYKA